The following coding sequences lie in one Anas acuta chromosome 17, bAnaAcu1.1, whole genome shotgun sequence genomic window:
- the TRAFD1 gene encoding TRAF-type zinc finger domain-containing protein 1 — MATAAVPEGETRLCGNCKKDIPVPNFTIHEIHCSRNLEVCRYCNESIPKSEMKNHIESEHVQVTCKCSMKVEKSLLEDHEASACPLRPVVCQHCDIQLPFNKLQDHESYCGARTEICSGCGLNIMVKDLKEHPRVCGKEVKQARVSRTVPRFEDEDADAHLRALRDIRNQLRSDNYPGPLWRMPRVLERQIYSSCVGDKAIKDIRRRNVSAVQRSQNQEHELEQWERNKNTNSLYGERNANLDYMLALSLQSENPHNDAAAEIDSDFWEHYYTKESVPSACPDETDNSNIFSCDSLLSLSTSNHIKSDEIMLPCEFCEELYPAEDLILHQTGCNPASAFASFSKRSSSPNPRKYDGLQDLGSRSCRSVYSPQHQAVQAEANIIIPCEFCGIPLEEEILFHHQDQCDLRPATASPAGSFPSQQSASPQDNRERRESPELVRRRIRHQGDVSPRCMEGFRQQRLSYPARGARLLSNAANARNTPLSSSGTVRAGEALSTRGKPRKVAGNEGRQKSRGAGEPGGTAPRVRPSPSFHAEAFTSGFSGASPTRRSFRNEGGRNLGLSDVPGGLRSRNVKAKPQNPEFGYLEDK, encoded by the exons ATGGCCACGGCTGCGGTGCCGGAGGGGGAAACCCGGCTGTGCGGCAACTG CAAAAAGGATATTCCCGTTCCTAATTTCACCATTCACGAAATCCACTGTAGCAGAAACCTGGAAGTGTGTCGCTACTGCAATGAGTCGATCCCCAAGTCCGAAATGAAGAACCACATCGAGTCGGAACACGTGCAG GTTACCTGCAAGTGTAGCATGAAGGTAGAAAAAAGCCTCTTGGAGGATCATGAG gcATCAGCGTGCCCCTTGCGTCCTGTGGTCTGCCAGCATTGTGACATCCAGCTTCCTTTCAATAAGCTTCAGGATCATGAAAGTTACTGTGGAGCTAGGACTGAGATATGTAGTGGGTGTGGTCTTAACATAATGGTAAAAGATCTGAAAGAGCACCCTCGAGTCTGTGGGAAAGAAGTGAAACAAGCCAGAGTAAGCAGAACAGTGCCTCGCTTTGAGGACGAGGATGCGGATGCGCACTTGCGCGCCCTTCGAGACATTAGAAACCAGCTGAGATCAGATAACTACCCTGGGCCCTTGTGGAGAATGCCCAGGGTGCTGGAAAGGCAGATTTATAGCAGCTGTGTAGGAGACAAAGCAATTAAGGACATTaggagaagaaatgtttcagcAGTACAAAGAAGTCAAAATCAAG aGCATGAACTGGAGCAGtgggagagaaataaaaacactaacTCACTCTATGGAGAGCGGAACGCCAATTTAGACTACATGCTGGCCCTTAGCCTGCAAAGTGAGAATCCTCACAACGATGCTGCAGCAGAAATTGACAGTGACTTCTGGGAACACTACTACACCAAAGAGTCTGTGCCATCTGCCTGTCCTGATGAAACAGACAACTCAAATATCTTTTCTTGTGACTCTTTATTGTCTCTTAGCACTTCAAACCACATAAAAA GTGATGAGATCATGTTGCCGTGTGAGTTTTGTGAGGAGCTCTACCCTGCTGAAGATCTGATTCTTCATCAG ACAGGTTGTAACCCAGCAAGTGCCTTTGCCTCGTTCAGTAAAAGAAGCTCCTCTCCAAACCCACGGAAATATGATGGGCTGCAAGACCTTGGTTCCAGAAGCTGTAGGTCTGTTTATTCACCCCAGCACCAAGCTGTCCAGGCAGAAGCAAACATTATCATTCCCTGTGAGTTCTGTGGCATCCCACTAGAAGAGGAGATCCTCTTCCATCATCAG GATCAATGTGACTTGCGCCCAGccacagccagcccagctggcagctTCCCATCGCAGCAGTCGGCGTCTCCTCAAGACAACAGGGAGAGAAGAGAATCACCGGAGCTGGTTCGAAGGCGAATCAGGCATCAAG GAGATGTTTCTCCTCGGTGCATGGAAGGCTTCAGGCAGCAGAGGCTCAGTTACCCTGCGCGAGGGGCCAGGTTGCTGAGCAACGCGGCAAACGCCAGGAACACGCCACTGAGCTCATCGGGAACTGTGAGAGCCGGCGAGGCTCTGAGCACGAGGGGGAAGCCGAGGAAGGTGGCCGGGAACGAGGGGAGGCAGAAGAGCAGAGGTGCAGGTGAACCTGGCGGGACAGCGCCACGCGTGAGACCGAGCCCCAGCTTCCATGCGGAAGCCTTCACGTCTGGCTTCTCGGGTGCTTCTCCAACCCGGCGCAG cttcAGAAATGAAGGAGGGAGGAATCTGGGGCTGTCGGATGTGCCAGGCGGCTTGAGGAGCAGGAATGTCAAG GCAAAACCCCAGAACCCTGAATTTGGTTACCTGGAGGACAAGTGA